Proteins from a single region of candidate division Zixibacteria bacterium HGW-Zixibacteria-1:
- the yajC gene encoding preprotein translocase subunit YajC: MGGPEASQGGGSFFATWGILIPLFLIMYLLLIRPQRKRQKEHEKLLTELKKGDKVVTNSGIFGSIFAIYDDKNKIVLKITDEVKIEVLKSSIAGKVD; encoded by the coding sequence ATGGGAGGCCCCGAAGCCTCACAGGGCGGGGGTTCGTTCTTTGCAACCTGGGGTATATTAATCCCGCTATTCCTGATTATGTATCTGTTACTTATCAGGCCCCAGCGGAAAAGACAAAAGGAGCACGAGAAATTGCTTACGGAGTTGAAAAAAGGCGATAAAGTGGTGACCAACAGCGGTATTTTTGGCAGCATTTTCGCCATTTATGACGACAAAAACAAGATCGTGCTCAAAATTACCGATGAAGTTAAAATTGAAGTTCTGAAGTCCTCCATTGCGGGTAAGGTGGACTGA